One Silene latifolia isolate original U9 population chromosome 4, ASM4854445v1, whole genome shotgun sequence DNA segment encodes these proteins:
- the LOC141653815 gene encoding uncharacterized protein LOC141653815 isoform X2, with the protein MQGGRGRGGFFPPDPFAGFGGFGGFGGHHSLMSSVFGGRDPFDDPFFTQPPGSMFESGFFGPRGSPFAGAPFATAPHTGLIGQQEPHPNKRRGPVIEEITSDDEKEENGCPSKSNDYPRKHSRLHNEPYVEIPDDGGNGGRNKHIQHSAEFGNRMSYAQPQSQFYTFQSSSVSYGGGDGAYYTKSMTKRAGSDGVAFEELKEADSSTGRANHRISRGLHNKGHTLSRKLNSDGKVDTSQILHNLGEGELDGFEQAWEGSSGRHLTGSRQRLEGGNFGPGSSGQASRGGWALPSTQHPDYGQNNAHIAGDNNAAYMQQSTGRKAEDRGSRGKRRA; encoded by the exons ATGCAGGGAGGTAGAGGGAGAGGTGGTTTCTTTCCTCCTGATCCGTTTGCTGGTTTTGGTGGATTTGGTGGCTTTGGAGGTCATCACAGTTTAATGTCAAGCGTTTTTGGGGGAAGGGATCCTTTTGATGATCCTTTTTTCACTCAGCCACCTGGAAGCATGTTTGAATCAGGTTTCTTTGGCCCACGTGGTAGTCCTTTTGCCGGTGCTCCTTTTGCTACTGCTCCCCACACTGGGTTAATAGGGCAGCAGGAGCCACATCCCAATAAACGTAGGGGACCCGTGATTGAGGAGATAACTTCAGATGATGAGAAAGAAGAAAATGGGTGTCCTTCTAAGTCTAATGACTACCCCAGGAAGCACTCCAGACTACACAATGAGCCTTATGTTGAGATACCTGATGATGGAGGTAATG GTGGGAGGAATAAACACATCCAGCACAGTGCTGAGTTTGGTAACAGGATGAGCTATGCACAGCCGCAATCTCAATTCTACACCTTCCAGAGCTCTTCTGTATCGTACGGCGGTGGTGATGGAGCATATTACACAAAATCAATGACCAAAAGGGCAGGGAGCGATGGA GTGGCGTTTGAAGAGCTCAAAGAAGCTGATAGCAGTACTGGTCGAGCAAATCACAGGATCTCAAGGGGACTTCATAACAAG GGCCATACTCTCTCAAGGAAGCTTAATTCTGATGGTAAAGTGGACACTTCACAAATCTTGCATAACTTAGGTGAAG GGGAGCTTGATGGGTTTGAACAAGCTTGGGAGGGGAGTTCTGGAAGGCACTTGACTGGCTCTAGGCAGAGGCTGGAGGGAG GGAACTTTGGGCCTGGAAGTAGTGGCCAGGCAAGTAGGGGAGGATGGGCCCTTCCGTCAACACAACATCCAGACTATGGTCAGAACAATGCACATATAGCAGGTGATAATAATGCAGCTTATATGCAGCAGTCTACAGGAAGGAAAGCAGAGGATCGTGGGTCCCGTGGAAAACGAAGGGCTTGA
- the LOC141653815 gene encoding uncharacterized protein LOC141653815 isoform X1 has product MQGGRGRGGFFPPDPFAGFGGFGGFGGHHSLMSSVFGGRDPFDDPFFTQPPGSMFESGFFGPRGSPFAGAPFATAPHTGLIGQQEPHPNKRRGPVIEEITSDDEKEENGCPSKSNDYPRKHSRLHNEPYVEIPDDGGNGGRNKHIQHSAEFGNRMSYAQPQSQFYTFQSSSVSYGGGDGAYYTKSMTKRAGSDGVAFEELKEADSSTGRANHRISRGLHNKGHTLSRKLNSDGKVDTSQILHNLGEGELDGFEQAWEGSSGRHLTGSRQRLEGAGNFGPGSSGQASRGGWALPSTQHPDYGQNNAHIAGDNNAAYMQQSTGRKAEDRGSRGKRRA; this is encoded by the exons ATGCAGGGAGGTAGAGGGAGAGGTGGTTTCTTTCCTCCTGATCCGTTTGCTGGTTTTGGTGGATTTGGTGGCTTTGGAGGTCATCACAGTTTAATGTCAAGCGTTTTTGGGGGAAGGGATCCTTTTGATGATCCTTTTTTCACTCAGCCACCTGGAAGCATGTTTGAATCAGGTTTCTTTGGCCCACGTGGTAGTCCTTTTGCCGGTGCTCCTTTTGCTACTGCTCCCCACACTGGGTTAATAGGGCAGCAGGAGCCACATCCCAATAAACGTAGGGGACCCGTGATTGAGGAGATAACTTCAGATGATGAGAAAGAAGAAAATGGGTGTCCTTCTAAGTCTAATGACTACCCCAGGAAGCACTCCAGACTACACAATGAGCCTTATGTTGAGATACCTGATGATGGAGGTAATG GTGGGAGGAATAAACACATCCAGCACAGTGCTGAGTTTGGTAACAGGATGAGCTATGCACAGCCGCAATCTCAATTCTACACCTTCCAGAGCTCTTCTGTATCGTACGGCGGTGGTGATGGAGCATATTACACAAAATCAATGACCAAAAGGGCAGGGAGCGATGGA GTGGCGTTTGAAGAGCTCAAAGAAGCTGATAGCAGTACTGGTCGAGCAAATCACAGGATCTCAAGGGGACTTCATAACAAG GGCCATACTCTCTCAAGGAAGCTTAATTCTGATGGTAAAGTGGACACTTCACAAATCTTGCATAACTTAGGTGAAG GGGAGCTTGATGGGTTTGAACAAGCTTGGGAGGGGAGTTCTGGAAGGCACTTGACTGGCTCTAGGCAGAGGCTGGAGGGAG CAGGGAACTTTGGGCCTGGAAGTAGTGGCCAGGCAAGTAGGGGAGGATGGGCCCTTCCGTCAACACAACATCCAGACTATGGTCAGAACAATGCACATATAGCAGGTGATAATAATGCAGCTTATATGCAGCAGTCTACAGGAAGGAAAGCAGAGGATCGTGGGTCCCGTGGAAAACGAAGGGCTTGA
- the LOC141653815 gene encoding uncharacterized protein LOC141653815 isoform X4, producing MQGGRGRGGFFPPDPFAGFGGFGGFGGHHSLMSSVFGGRDPFDDPFFTQPPGSMFESGFFGPRGSPFAGAPFATAPHTGLIGQQEPHPNKRRGPVIEEITSDDEKEENGCPSKSNDYPRKHSRLHNEPYVEIPDDGGGRNKHIQHSAEFGNRMSYAQPQSQFYTFQSSSVSYGGGDGAYYTKSMTKRAGSDGVAFEELKEADSSTGRANHRISRGLHNKGHTLSRKLNSDGKVDTSQILHNLGEGELDGFEQAWEGSSGRHLTGSRQRLEGGNFGPGSSGQASRGGWALPSTQHPDYGQNNAHIAGDNNAAYMQQSTGRKAEDRGSRGKRRA from the exons ATGCAGGGAGGTAGAGGGAGAGGTGGTTTCTTTCCTCCTGATCCGTTTGCTGGTTTTGGTGGATTTGGTGGCTTTGGAGGTCATCACAGTTTAATGTCAAGCGTTTTTGGGGGAAGGGATCCTTTTGATGATCCTTTTTTCACTCAGCCACCTGGAAGCATGTTTGAATCAGGTTTCTTTGGCCCACGTGGTAGTCCTTTTGCCGGTGCTCCTTTTGCTACTGCTCCCCACACTGGGTTAATAGGGCAGCAGGAGCCACATCCCAATAAACGTAGGGGACCCGTGATTGAGGAGATAACTTCAGATGATGAGAAAGAAGAAAATGGGTGTCCTTCTAAGTCTAATGACTACCCCAGGAAGCACTCCAGACTACACAATGAGCCTTATGTTGAGATACCTGATGATGGAG GTGGGAGGAATAAACACATCCAGCACAGTGCTGAGTTTGGTAACAGGATGAGCTATGCACAGCCGCAATCTCAATTCTACACCTTCCAGAGCTCTTCTGTATCGTACGGCGGTGGTGATGGAGCATATTACACAAAATCAATGACCAAAAGGGCAGGGAGCGATGGA GTGGCGTTTGAAGAGCTCAAAGAAGCTGATAGCAGTACTGGTCGAGCAAATCACAGGATCTCAAGGGGACTTCATAACAAG GGCCATACTCTCTCAAGGAAGCTTAATTCTGATGGTAAAGTGGACACTTCACAAATCTTGCATAACTTAGGTGAAG GGGAGCTTGATGGGTTTGAACAAGCTTGGGAGGGGAGTTCTGGAAGGCACTTGACTGGCTCTAGGCAGAGGCTGGAGGGAG GGAACTTTGGGCCTGGAAGTAGTGGCCAGGCAAGTAGGGGAGGATGGGCCCTTCCGTCAACACAACATCCAGACTATGGTCAGAACAATGCACATATAGCAGGTGATAATAATGCAGCTTATATGCAGCAGTCTACAGGAAGGAAAGCAGAGGATCGTGGGTCCCGTGGAAAACGAAGGGCTTGA
- the LOC141653815 gene encoding uncharacterized protein LOC141653815 isoform X3 yields MQGGRGRGGFFPPDPFAGFGGFGGFGGHHSLMSSVFGGRDPFDDPFFTQPPGSMFESGFFGPRGSPFAGAPFATAPHTGLIGQQEPHPNKRRGPVIEEITSDDEKEENGCPSKSNDYPRKHSRLHNEPYVEIPDDGGGRNKHIQHSAEFGNRMSYAQPQSQFYTFQSSSVSYGGGDGAYYTKSMTKRAGSDGVAFEELKEADSSTGRANHRISRGLHNKGHTLSRKLNSDGKVDTSQILHNLGEGELDGFEQAWEGSSGRHLTGSRQRLEGAGNFGPGSSGQASRGGWALPSTQHPDYGQNNAHIAGDNNAAYMQQSTGRKAEDRGSRGKRRA; encoded by the exons ATGCAGGGAGGTAGAGGGAGAGGTGGTTTCTTTCCTCCTGATCCGTTTGCTGGTTTTGGTGGATTTGGTGGCTTTGGAGGTCATCACAGTTTAATGTCAAGCGTTTTTGGGGGAAGGGATCCTTTTGATGATCCTTTTTTCACTCAGCCACCTGGAAGCATGTTTGAATCAGGTTTCTTTGGCCCACGTGGTAGTCCTTTTGCCGGTGCTCCTTTTGCTACTGCTCCCCACACTGGGTTAATAGGGCAGCAGGAGCCACATCCCAATAAACGTAGGGGACCCGTGATTGAGGAGATAACTTCAGATGATGAGAAAGAAGAAAATGGGTGTCCTTCTAAGTCTAATGACTACCCCAGGAAGCACTCCAGACTACACAATGAGCCTTATGTTGAGATACCTGATGATGGAG GTGGGAGGAATAAACACATCCAGCACAGTGCTGAGTTTGGTAACAGGATGAGCTATGCACAGCCGCAATCTCAATTCTACACCTTCCAGAGCTCTTCTGTATCGTACGGCGGTGGTGATGGAGCATATTACACAAAATCAATGACCAAAAGGGCAGGGAGCGATGGA GTGGCGTTTGAAGAGCTCAAAGAAGCTGATAGCAGTACTGGTCGAGCAAATCACAGGATCTCAAGGGGACTTCATAACAAG GGCCATACTCTCTCAAGGAAGCTTAATTCTGATGGTAAAGTGGACACTTCACAAATCTTGCATAACTTAGGTGAAG GGGAGCTTGATGGGTTTGAACAAGCTTGGGAGGGGAGTTCTGGAAGGCACTTGACTGGCTCTAGGCAGAGGCTGGAGGGAG CAGGGAACTTTGGGCCTGGAAGTAGTGGCCAGGCAAGTAGGGGAGGATGGGCCCTTCCGTCAACACAACATCCAGACTATGGTCAGAACAATGCACATATAGCAGGTGATAATAATGCAGCTTATATGCAGCAGTCTACAGGAAGGAAAGCAGAGGATCGTGGGTCCCGTGGAAAACGAAGGGCTTGA